Proteins found in one Amblyraja radiata isolate CabotCenter1 unplaced genomic scaffold, sAmbRad1.1.pri S89, whole genome shotgun sequence genomic segment:
- the LOC116969599 gene encoding zinc finger protein 239-like, with protein MNLRKRYECDVCGQASQYPSQLELHRRVHTGERPFDCSECGKSFTCYDKLQRHNRVHSGERPFTCSNCGKGFKTSNHLKIHQRTHTDERPYTCAQCGKGFTSSSKLLSHQRTHTGERPYTCIQCGKGFTHSSNLLEHRRTHTGEHPYSCAQCGKGFNSSTRLYSHQLTHTSERPYTCIQCGKGFTHSSSLLVHQRNHTGERPYTCIQCGKGFTSSSKLLSHQHTHTAERPYTCIQCGKGFTHSSSLLVHQRVHTGERPFTCAQCGKGFTQSSHLLSHQLTHTGERPYTCAQCGKGFTNSTRLLSHQRVHAGDRPVPSPVCGERFTMASYAPPHQHVHTSGQPYVSDGLGLAELGELGLGLRMAELGERGLGI; from the exons atgaACCTGAG gaagcgttatgagtgtgacgtgtgtggccaGGCCAGTCAgtacccgagccagctggagctccaccggcgggtgcacacgggagaacgccccttcgactgctcggagtgcggcaagagcttcacctgcTATGACAAGCTGCAGcggcacaaccgcgtgcactccggcgagaggcccttcac ctgctccaactgcggcaaaggcttcaagacgTCCAACCACCTGAAGATACACCAGCGCACTCACACcgacgagcgtccctacacctgtgccca gtgcggcaagggcttcacctcctccagcaagctgctgtcccaccagcgcacccatactggcgagcgtccctacacctgcatccagtgcggcaagggcttcacccactccagcaacctACTGGAGCAccggcgcacccacaccggcgagcacccctacagctgcgcccagtgcggcaagggcttcaacaGCTCCACTAGGCTGTATTCCCACCAGctcacccacaccagcgagcgcccctacacctgcatccagtgcggcaagggcttcacccactccagcagcctgctggtgcaccagcgcaaccacaccggcgagcgcccctacacctgcattcagtgcggcaagggcttcacctcctccagcaagctgctgtcccaccagcacacCCATACTgctgagcgtccctacacctgcatccagtgcggcaagggcttcacccactccagcagcctgctggtgcaccagcgcgtccacaccggcgagcgtcccttcacctgcgcccagtgtggcaagggcttcacccagtctagtcacctgctgtcccaccagctcacccacaccggcgagcgcccctacacctgtgcccagtgcggcaagggcttcaccaactccacccggctgctgtcccaccagcgagtgcacgccggcgaccgtcccgtccccagcccggtgtgtggagagcgcttcacCATGGCCTCCTACGCCCCGCCTCACCAGcatgtgcacaccagtggccagccctacg